In Vibrio sp. FE10, the following are encoded in one genomic region:
- a CDS encoding type IV pilus secretin PilQ, producing the protein MNKGLQGALLSMMLFFSVMNYAETSPNNLDNIDFRVNKNKDAVIIIELATSTAVVDVQRVQEGLSIELLNTKVDDDKLYLLDVKDFATLVEGVEVFRETPSTRLLATITDDYQYEYNLKGRFIEVIVSKPLVKESAAEKSVLEKEGKLISINFQDIPVRNVLQLIADYNDFNLVVSDSVSGNLTLRLDGVPWQQVLDIILQVKGLDKRVDGNVILVAPKAELDLREQQALEKSRLEEELGELKSEIIKINFAKATDIADMIGGEGAVSMLSDRGSITIDERTNSLLIRELEENIAVIRGIIESLDIPVKQVQIEARIVTVTEGNLDELGVRWGVSSTNGSFKVGGSIEGNHPSQIAPYDDNGGDSAIDDYLNVNLGATSPNASSIAFQVAKLGSDTLLDLELSALQQESKAEIISSPRLITTNKKPAYIEQGTEIPYLESSSSGATSVAFKKAVLSLKVTPQITPDNRLVLDLSVTQDRPGQVVKTGTGEAVAIDTQRIGTQVLVNNGETVVLGGIFQHSVSSTVDKVPLLGDLPVLGALFRRSYENVGKSELLIFVTPKVVIQ; encoded by the coding sequence ATGAACAAAGGGCTACAGGGTGCACTGCTGTCTATGATGTTGTTTTTTAGCGTGATGAATTACGCAGAGACATCCCCCAATAATTTGGACAACATCGATTTCAGGGTCAACAAGAACAAAGATGCGGTCATCATTATTGAATTGGCAACCAGCACTGCGGTGGTCGATGTTCAAAGAGTTCAAGAAGGGCTGAGCATTGAACTGCTCAATACTAAGGTTGATGACGACAAGCTCTATCTGTTGGATGTAAAAGACTTTGCCACCTTAGTTGAAGGGGTTGAGGTCTTCAGAGAAACGCCGAGTACCCGACTGTTAGCCACGATCACCGATGATTACCAATACGAGTACAACCTAAAAGGTCGCTTTATCGAAGTCATCGTGAGTAAACCGCTGGTTAAAGAGAGCGCCGCTGAGAAGAGTGTGTTGGAGAAAGAGGGCAAACTCATCTCAATTAACTTCCAAGACATTCCTGTTCGTAATGTTCTTCAGCTTATTGCCGATTATAACGATTTCAACCTCGTGGTGTCTGACTCGGTTTCAGGGAACCTCACTTTGCGGTTAGATGGCGTACCTTGGCAGCAAGTTCTCGACATTATCTTGCAAGTTAAAGGCTTGGATAAGCGCGTTGATGGCAATGTCATCTTGGTTGCGCCAAAAGCTGAACTTGACCTTCGAGAGCAGCAAGCCTTAGAAAAATCTCGTTTGGAAGAAGAGTTGGGCGAGCTTAAATCGGAAATCATCAAGATTAACTTTGCTAAAGCGACCGACATCGCCGATATGATTGGTGGGGAAGGGGCGGTGAGTATGCTGTCTGACCGCGGCTCGATTACCATTGATGAGAGAACTAACTCACTGCTCATTCGTGAATTGGAAGAAAACATTGCGGTGATACGAGGCATCATTGAATCGCTAGATATTCCCGTGAAGCAAGTACAGATAGAGGCGCGTATTGTCACTGTGACCGAGGGTAACCTTGATGAGTTAGGGGTGCGCTGGGGTGTTTCTTCGACCAACGGAAGCTTCAAAGTTGGCGGCTCAATAGAAGGTAACCATCCATCACAAATTGCGCCGTATGACGATAATGGTGGGGATAGTGCGATTGACGATTACCTCAACGTTAATCTAGGGGCGACATCGCCTAATGCATCAAGCATTGCGTTTCAGGTGGCTAAGCTGGGTTCAGATACCTTGCTTGATCTTGAATTGTCGGCACTGCAACAAGAATCAAAAGCTGAGATTATTTCTAGCCCACGCTTAATCACCACCAATAAAAAGCCCGCTTACATTGAGCAAGGTACTGAAATCCCTTACTTAGAATCCTCTTCCAGTGGTGCAACTTCGGTCGCATTTAAAAAAGCGGTCTTGAGTCTTAAGGTCACACCGCAGATAACCCCTGATAATCGTCTGGTATTAGATTTGAGTGTCACTCAGGACAGACCGGGGCAGGTTGTGAAAACAGGAACCGGTGAGGCTGTGGCAATCGATACTCAAAGGATTGGGACGCAAGTGCTTGTTAATAATGGTGAAACGGTTGTTCTTGGTGGGATATTTCAACACAGTGTTAGCAGCACAGTCGACAAAGTTCCTCTGCTAGGAGACCTGCCAGTTTTGGGGGCATTGTTCCGTCGCAGCTATGAAAATGTGGGTAAAAGTGAACTACTTATTTTTGTTACACCTAAAGTTGTGATTCAGTAA
- a CDS encoding pilus assembly protein PilP, which yields MKSNRALYSTLLLLALTGCKANQDSLEDFVMQVEAKAKKEVEQLVPATEFTAANYQRRAFRPPFELPKEAIVQNQPLVKKDCWQPSARSRNGKLEKYPLSKLRLRGVMGSGSSVFGLVQTPRGNVVNVKKGQFIGLNNGRVTKVTSQYVQINETLPDGLGCWHKRNVRLALK from the coding sequence ATGAAATCCAATAGAGCGTTGTATTCAACCTTGTTATTACTCGCGCTGACGGGCTGTAAAGCCAATCAAGATTCGTTAGAAGACTTTGTGATGCAAGTTGAAGCCAAAGCAAAAAAAGAGGTTGAGCAACTTGTCCCTGCAACGGAATTTACAGCCGCTAACTATCAGCGAAGAGCATTTCGCCCTCCCTTTGAACTTCCCAAAGAAGCCATTGTGCAAAACCAACCTCTGGTTAAGAAAGACTGTTGGCAACCGAGCGCACGCTCTCGCAATGGCAAGCTAGAGAAGTACCCGCTGAGTAAGCTGCGTTTAAGAGGCGTGATGGGCAGTGGCTCAAGTGTGTTTGGTTTAGTGCAAACACCAAGGGGCAACGTGGTGAATGTGAAGAAGGGCCAGTTTATCGGCCTCAACAATGGCCGAGTGACTAAGGTGACGAGCCAGTACGTTCAGATTAATGAAACTCTTCCAGATGGCTTAGGTTGTTGGCATAAGCGCAACGTTAGGCTGGCTCTGAAGTAA
- a CDS encoding type 4a pilus biogenesis protein PilO, which translates to MASFQNMVSLQDLDVDEITEWPLLPQLAVVLLLMILIQGVGVWLYIMPMGDELQQLKQQEQTLKATLRIKANKVAALPKLQSQLDELTSRYDYLLEQLPVQKELASMLASVNELGLDNALTFTRIDWGQKQNKEFLYRLPLNIELTGDYHEIGDFSAAIAKLPRIISFDDVNWQRVSQESSTLHFRVRAYTYQFKPEVDDEIQ; encoded by the coding sequence ATGGCTAGTTTTCAAAATATGGTCAGTTTGCAAGACCTCGATGTTGATGAGATTACTGAATGGCCGTTACTGCCTCAATTAGCAGTGGTTCTGTTGCTGATGATATTGATTCAAGGCGTTGGCGTTTGGCTCTATATCATGCCAATGGGTGATGAACTGCAACAATTGAAGCAGCAAGAGCAGACCTTGAAAGCCACTTTAAGGATTAAAGCCAATAAGGTCGCCGCTCTACCGAAACTTCAGAGTCAGTTGGATGAGCTAACCAGTCGCTACGATTACCTGTTAGAGCAGCTGCCCGTTCAAAAAGAGCTCGCCAGTATGTTGGCTTCTGTTAATGAGCTTGGTTTGGATAATGCGCTGACCTTTACTCGAATTGATTGGGGACAAAAGCAGAACAAAGAATTTCTTTATCGCTTACCGCTCAATATCGAGCTAACCGGTGATTACCACGAGATTGGCGACTTCTCTGCAGCCATAGCAAAGTTGCCGCGCATTATTAGCTTCGATGATGTGAATTGGCAGCGAGTCAGTCAAGAAAGCAGCACGTTGCACTTTCGAGTTCGCGCTTATACCTACCAGTTTAAACCGGAGGTAGATGATGAAATCCAATAG
- a CDS encoding PilN domain-containing protein translates to MLHQINLLPWRDEIRAQHKKRFIHLIVLGGILALAGQWAVGTYFHDQQDKQQARLTYLKQYIAQLDRQIQSLKVAEQEHKAILTRLDVVESLQLGRNKTTDFMNLMPELIPEGVYVDKIKMNGQEIEMSGISDSTARLATMLDNLERSESLESVEMHSIVHNRKRFNKEFQTFKVSFVFSPVSLDNTTAESTTAKIKDKGANHG, encoded by the coding sequence ATGTTGCATCAAATTAACCTGCTGCCTTGGCGTGATGAAATTCGAGCTCAGCATAAGAAGCGTTTTATCCATCTCATAGTGCTCGGAGGAATCCTTGCGCTTGCAGGACAATGGGCCGTTGGCACTTATTTTCATGACCAACAAGACAAGCAGCAAGCTCGCCTTACTTACCTAAAGCAATACATTGCCCAGCTCGACCGTCAAATCCAATCACTGAAAGTCGCGGAGCAAGAACATAAAGCGATCCTGACTCGACTCGACGTCGTGGAATCCTTACAGCTTGGTCGTAACAAGACCACCGACTTTATGAACCTAATGCCGGAGCTGATTCCTGAGGGCGTCTATGTCGACAAGATAAAGATGAATGGTCAGGAGATTGAAATGTCGGGCATCAGCGACAGCACCGCTCGCCTTGCGACTATGTTGGATAACTTGGAGCGATCTGAGTCACTTGAAAGTGTCGAGATGCATTCTATTGTTCATAACCGCAAGCGCTTCAATAAGGAGTTCCAGACCTTCAAGGTCTCTTTTGTGTTTAGTCCTGTTTCTTTAGACAACACAACCGCAGAGAGCACAACCGCGAAGATAAAAGACAAGGGGGCGAACCATGGCTAG
- the pilM gene encoding type IV pilus assembly protein PilM, producing the protein MGSSLITGIDINHHSIKAVVLKPVGELYALVGYKELPISDDIFTANHTLEYQKTVKKLKELRKGLPFGCRNVAISVPDNTVISKVLQIESELEDREKEFSIYQTFAHQSPFPIEELSLDFVKLEDKRFGKGSTSSYQVYATRKEVVESRADALNKAGFKPVVVDTQAHGLLNIWQLASRLYPEKKNWLLVDIGIDQTSLGIIPQDSAPFYKDIAFGTQDLRAADNPSDIEGVFGTAEDTHRFIVNLIEKLKRQLQLYSSVNALQPISGIWLMGEGASTPMLTEELQRHFQLSCESLNPLSLFENKVAKKRRLPMDWQHFGIAAGMAMSGLKWQGEKHVASN; encoded by the coding sequence ATGGGTTCATCATTAATTACAGGTATAGATATAAATCATCACAGCATCAAAGCTGTGGTCCTAAAACCCGTTGGGGAGTTGTATGCCTTAGTGGGATACAAAGAGCTGCCGATTTCGGACGACATTTTTACAGCTAACCATACTCTGGAGTATCAGAAAACTGTTAAGAAACTCAAAGAACTTAGGAAAGGACTGCCTTTTGGCTGCCGCAACGTCGCCATTTCGGTACCTGATAACACGGTGATCAGCAAAGTACTGCAAATAGAGAGTGAATTAGAAGACAGAGAAAAAGAGTTTTCGATCTATCAAACCTTTGCTCACCAATCTCCCTTTCCTATTGAGGAGCTGAGTTTAGATTTTGTAAAGCTGGAAGACAAACGATTTGGTAAAGGATCGACAAGCAGTTATCAGGTGTACGCCACTCGCAAAGAGGTGGTGGAGAGTCGGGCGGATGCTTTAAATAAAGCCGGCTTTAAACCTGTCGTCGTCGACACTCAAGCGCACGGCCTGCTCAATATTTGGCAGCTAGCTTCTCGACTGTACCCAGAAAAAAAGAATTGGCTATTGGTCGATATCGGAATCGACCAAACCTCGCTCGGGATTATCCCGCAGGATTCGGCACCCTTCTATAAAGACATCGCCTTTGGTACTCAAGATCTTCGCGCTGCTGATAACCCAAGTGATATAGAGGGCGTGTTCGGCACGGCTGAAGATACACATCGGTTTATTGTTAATTTGATCGAAAAGCTCAAGCGTCAGTTACAACTTTATTCTTCGGTGAATGCACTTCAGCCGATATCCGGGATCTGGTTGATGGGCGAAGGAGCCAGCACGCCAATGCTGACGGAAGAGTTACAAAGACATTTTCAGTTAAGTTGTGAATCGCTGAATCCTTTGTCGTTGTTTGAAAATAAGGTCGCGAAGAAACGTCGTTTACCCATGGACTGGCAACACTTTGGCATTGCGGCTGGTATGGCGATGAGTGGACTCAAGTGGCAGGGAGAAAAGCATGTTGCATCAAATTAA
- a CDS encoding penicillin-binding protein 1A has protein sequence MKFIKRLFIFTLICMILGVSTIFGFYYYVKPELPDVATLRDVELQTPMQVFSQDGKLISQFGEKRRNPVTYDEIPRHLVEALIATEDSRFYEHPGIDPIGITRAAIVVAMSGSAKQGASTITQQLARNFFLSNEKKIMRKIKEIFIAIHIEQLLSKEEIMELYVNKIFLGHRSYGFGAAARVYFGKDLPELTLSEIATLAGMPKAPSTMNPIYSLERATNRRNVVLRRMLDEQYITQEEYDEARNEVLMSKYHGAEIELSAPYVAEVARAWMVERYGEAAYTSGMKVYTTVDSKLQKAANQAAIKNLLGYDERHGYRGAEKVLWQTEQSAWDHEQIVKHLKSQPTYGDLVPAVVTDVDSKSAQIWVKNQGEGSIEWQGMNWARKFLTDNRQGPAPSQAKEILAVGEQIWVRHEAVTGDEVSEEPTEEATTETETPVVWRLSQVPNANTAFVAMNPNNGAVLSMVGGFNFVHNKFNRATQSIRQVGSGIKPFIYSAAIDKGLTLASLINDAPINQWDKSQGTAWRPKNSPPTYVGPTRLRIGLAQSKNVMAVRVLREVGLDDTRNYLTRFGFDIDEVPRSETIALGAGSLTPMKVAQGYSVFANGGYYVEPFYISHIETPFGETEFEATPKVVCKDDCQEQITTDPMADEFAEHDVDAKVQYAPQVISAQNAFLVREMMYSNIWGGGDWSQGTGWNGTGWRAQPLKRRDIGGKTGTTNDSKDTWYSGYGPGMVATVWVGFDNHNRNLGRTKANSNLGKNQITGAEAGAKTAEPAWVDFMGTALAGVPAQRKELPENIVRVRIDRETGLLTNKFDSSSMFEYFEKGTEPTEYITERFNDDIYSTSSGEAVEELF, from the coding sequence GTGAAGTTCATAAAGCGATTATTCATATTTACATTGATTTGCATGATTCTTGGAGTCAGTACAATTTTCGGGTTTTATTATTACGTAAAACCCGAGTTGCCTGATGTTGCCACTTTGCGTGACGTAGAACTCCAAACCCCGATGCAAGTCTTCAGTCAAGACGGAAAATTGATCTCTCAATTTGGTGAAAAGCGTCGCAACCCAGTGACTTATGACGAGATACCTCGCCACCTGGTTGAAGCATTAATTGCTACCGAAGACAGTCGTTTCTACGAGCACCCGGGTATTGACCCAATTGGTATTACTCGTGCTGCGATCGTGGTTGCGATGTCAGGATCTGCAAAACAAGGTGCGAGTACTATTACTCAGCAACTAGCGCGTAACTTCTTCTTATCTAATGAGAAAAAGATCATGCGTAAGATCAAAGAGATCTTCATTGCGATCCACATTGAGCAATTGCTTAGCAAAGAAGAGATCATGGAGCTGTACGTAAACAAAATCTTCCTAGGCCACCGTTCATATGGCTTTGGCGCTGCTGCACGCGTTTACTTTGGTAAAGACCTACCGGAACTGACCCTGAGTGAAATCGCTACGCTTGCTGGTATGCCAAAAGCACCATCAACCATGAACCCTATCTACTCTCTTGAGCGCGCGACAAACCGTCGTAACGTGGTATTACGTCGTATGTTAGACGAGCAATACATCACTCAAGAAGAGTACGATGAAGCGCGCAATGAAGTACTTATGTCCAAATACCACGGTGCTGAAATTGAACTCAGCGCACCGTATGTTGCTGAAGTGGCACGTGCTTGGATGGTGGAACGTTACGGCGAAGCTGCTTATACGTCAGGCATGAAGGTCTACACGACCGTTGATTCAAAACTGCAAAAAGCCGCTAACCAAGCCGCGATTAAAAACCTACTTGGCTACGATGAACGTCACGGCTACCGTGGTGCTGAAAAAGTATTGTGGCAAACCGAGCAATCAGCTTGGGATCATGAACAAATCGTTAAGCACCTTAAGTCTCAACCAACCTACGGTGACCTTGTCCCTGCCGTTGTGACGGACGTTGATTCGAAAAGTGCACAGATCTGGGTTAAGAACCAAGGCGAAGGCTCTATCGAATGGCAAGGCATGAACTGGGCGCGTAAATTCCTAACGGATAATCGCCAAGGCCCTGCCCCATCTCAAGCAAAAGAGATTCTGGCAGTCGGAGAACAGATCTGGGTTCGCCATGAAGCGGTAACAGGTGACGAAGTCTCTGAAGAACCAACAGAAGAAGCAACGACGGAAACTGAAACACCTGTTGTATGGCGACTAAGCCAAGTACCAAATGCGAACACCGCTTTTGTTGCAATGAACCCGAACAACGGCGCAGTACTGTCGATGGTGGGTGGCTTTAACTTTGTTCACAACAAATTCAACCGTGCGACGCAATCTATTCGTCAGGTTGGTTCTGGTATCAAACCATTTATCTACTCAGCGGCGATTGATAAAGGCCTAACGTTGGCATCACTGATCAACGATGCGCCTATCAACCAATGGGATAAGAGCCAAGGTACAGCATGGCGACCAAAGAACTCACCACCGACTTACGTGGGTCCAACTCGTTTGCGCATTGGCTTAGCGCAATCTAAAAACGTAATGGCCGTGCGCGTATTGCGTGAAGTGGGCTTAGATGACACACGTAACTACCTAACACGCTTTGGCTTTGATATTGACGAAGTACCTCGCTCTGAAACTATTGCTCTGGGTGCAGGTAGCTTAACGCCAATGAAAGTAGCGCAAGGTTACTCAGTATTCGCTAATGGCGGTTACTACGTTGAACCTTTCTACATCAGCCACATTGAGACACCATTTGGTGAGACAGAATTTGAAGCAACGCCAAAAGTGGTGTGTAAAGATGATTGCCAAGAGCAAATCACCACAGACCCAATGGCAGACGAGTTTGCTGAACATGATGTTGACGCTAAAGTGCAATACGCGCCTCAGGTTATCTCTGCGCAGAACGCATTCCTTGTTCGTGAAATGATGTACAGCAACATTTGGGGTGGCGGTGACTGGAGCCAAGGTACAGGTTGGAACGGTACAGGCTGGCGTGCTCAACCGTTGAAGCGTCGTGACATTGGCGGCAAAACCGGTACAACCAATGATTCGAAAGATACTTGGTACAGCGGCTACGGCCCTGGCATGGTTGCAACGGTATGGGTTGGTTTTGATAACCACAACCGTAACCTAGGCAGAACCAAAGCGAACTCGAACCTTGGTAAAAACCAGATTACAGGAGCAGAAGCTGGCGCGAAAACAGCAGAGCCTGCATGGGTTGATTTTATGGGAACGGCGTTGGCCGGTGTCCCTGCACAGCGTAAAGAACTGCCGGAAAACATCGTCCGAGTTCGTATCGACCGTGAAACTGGCTTACTGACCAACAAGTTCGATAGCTCATCAATGTTCGAGTACTTCGAGAAAGGCACTGAGCCAACCGAGTACATCACTGAACGTTTCAATGACGACATCTACTCAACGTCATCAGGCGAAGCAGTAGAAGAGCTGTTCTAG
- the oxyR gene encoding DNA-binding transcriptional regulator OxyR → MNIRDFEYLVALAEHKHFRKAAEACFVSQPTLSGQIRKLEDEIGLQLTERSPRKVIFTESGLQLVEQAKRILNEVKTFKDMASGHGEAMTGPMHIGFIPTVGPYILPKIIPHLKESFPDLELYLHEAQTHQLVSQLEDGKLDCLVLAAVDETAAFKEIDVYDEPLSVAVPCGHEWAQQDTVDMLQLNGQTVLALGDGHCLRDQALGFCFAAGAKDDERFKATSLETLRNMVAAGAGITLLPQLSVPKEKQKDGVCYVPAVNPTPSRRIVVAYRPGSPLKGRFEQLAEAIRTQLDKAV, encoded by the coding sequence ATGAACATTCGTGACTTTGAATATTTGGTGGCGCTCGCAGAGCATAAGCATTTTAGAAAAGCGGCAGAGGCGTGCTTCGTCAGTCAACCTACTTTGAGTGGGCAGATACGCAAACTCGAAGATGAAATCGGTCTTCAGTTAACCGAGCGTAGTCCAAGAAAGGTAATATTTACAGAATCAGGCTTACAACTTGTTGAGCAAGCCAAACGCATTCTCAACGAGGTGAAGACCTTTAAAGATATGGCGAGTGGACACGGTGAAGCGATGACGGGGCCAATGCACATTGGTTTTATCCCGACCGTTGGCCCATACATTCTGCCTAAAATCATTCCTCACCTAAAAGAGAGCTTCCCCGATCTTGAGCTTTACTTGCATGAAGCGCAGACTCATCAATTGGTGAGCCAGTTGGAAGATGGCAAACTCGATTGCTTGGTATTAGCTGCGGTTGATGAAACGGCTGCGTTCAAAGAAATAGATGTTTATGACGAGCCATTAAGTGTTGCTGTACCGTGTGGTCATGAGTGGGCTCAGCAGGACACTGTCGATATGTTGCAATTAAATGGACAAACTGTACTTGCGCTAGGTGATGGTCACTGCTTACGAGACCAAGCCTTGGGCTTCTGTTTTGCTGCGGGTGCAAAAGATGATGAACGTTTTAAAGCGACCAGCTTAGAAACGCTACGCAATATGGTCGCGGCAGGGGCGGGTATTACTTTATTACCTCAGCTATCGGTACCGAAGGAAAAGCAGAAAGATGGTGTGTGTTATGTGCCTGCAGTGAATCCAACGCCGTCACGTCGCATTGTTGTTGCTTACCGACCGGGTTCTCCGTTAAAAGGGCGCTTTGAGCAATTGGCTGAGGCTATCAGAACTCAATTAGATAAAGCTGTTTAG
- a CDS encoding glutathione peroxidase — protein sequence MFASKEGQSIPQVTFPTRQGDAWVNVTTEELFKDKTVIVFSLPGAFTPTCSSSHLPRYNELHSVFKENGVDDILCVSVNDTFVMNAWKADQEAEKITFIPDGNGDFTDGMGMLVEKNDIGFGKRSWRYSMLVKNGVVEKMFIEEDVPGDPFKVSDADTMLNYLAPEHKEQESITVFTKPGCPFCMKAKQNLIDKGLNYEEVVLGKDATTVSLRAISGRTTVPQVFIGGKHIGGSEELEAFLG from the coding sequence ATGTTTGCATCTAAAGAAGGTCAATCAATCCCTCAAGTAACATTCCCAACTCGCCAAGGCGATGCATGGGTTAACGTAACGACGGAAGAGCTATTCAAAGACAAGACAGTTATCGTATTCAGCCTACCAGGTGCGTTTACACCAACATGTTCTTCAAGCCACCTACCTCGTTACAACGAACTGCACTCAGTGTTCAAAGAAAACGGCGTTGATGACATCCTTTGTGTTTCTGTAAACGACACGTTCGTAATGAACGCATGGAAAGCTGACCAAGAAGCTGAAAAAATCACATTCATCCCAGATGGCAACGGTGACTTCACAGACGGCATGGGTATGCTAGTTGAGAAAAACGACATCGGCTTTGGCAAACGTTCATGGCGCTACAGCATGTTGGTTAAAAACGGCGTGGTAGAAAAAATGTTCATCGAAGAAGACGTACCAGGCGACCCGTTCAAGGTTTCTGATGCTGATACTATGCTTAACTACCTTGCTCCCGAGCACAAAGAGCAAGAGTCAATCACAGTATTCACTAAGCCAGGCTGTCCTTTCTGTATGAAAGCGAAACAGAACCTAATCGACAAAGGTCTAAACTACGAAGAAGTGGTTCTAGGTAAAGACGCAACAACAGTAAGCCTACGTGCAATCTCTGGTCGCACAACAGTTCCTCAAGTATTCATCGGTGGCAAACACATCGGTGGTAGCGAAGAACTAGAAGCTTTCCTAGGTTAA
- a CDS encoding dihydrolipoyl dehydrogenase gives MKQVNVDVAVIGGGTAGLGSYRAAKAHTDSVVMIEGGPYGTTCARVGCMPSKLLIAAAESVHQIEKAPAFGVHPQGDIVINGREVMDRVKFERDRFVGFVLEGVDEIPEQDKISGYAKFLDDNTLQIDDHTVVTAKRIVIATGSRPAYPAVWNELGDRLIINDDVFSWDDLPESVAVFGPGVIGLELGQSLHRLGVKTKLFGLGGQVGPVTDPEIMAYADKAFNEEFYLDADVKIESMKRITTEAGEARVEIQFINKQGELETNIVEYVLAATGRRPNTDKLGLENTSLELDERGVPIADHYTLQTSLPSVFIAGDASNQLPLLHEAADQARIAGDNAGRFPEIRAGLRRSKISAVFSDPQIAMVGETYKEIITRLGTCGCFATGEVSFENQGRSRVMLRNKGILHVYGEQGTGRFLGAEMMGPNAEHLAHLLAWAHQKKMTVSEMLDMPFYHPVIEEGVRTALRDLNAKLHLGPEMVKHCLDCGPGC, from the coding sequence ATGAAACAAGTCAATGTAGATGTAGCAGTTATCGGGGGCGGTACGGCAGGTCTAGGTTCTTACCGCGCTGCAAAAGCACACACTGACAGTGTCGTGATGATTGAAGGCGGCCCTTACGGTACAACCTGTGCTCGTGTTGGTTGTATGCCATCTAAACTGCTTATTGCAGCTGCAGAAAGCGTACACCAAATCGAGAAAGCTCCGGCTTTTGGCGTTCACCCACAAGGCGATATCGTGATTAACGGCCGTGAAGTGATGGACCGAGTGAAGTTTGAGCGTGACCGTTTTGTTGGTTTTGTTTTAGAAGGTGTTGATGAAATCCCAGAGCAAGACAAGATCTCTGGCTACGCAAAATTCTTAGACGACAACACGCTACAAATTGATGACCACACGGTTGTAACGGCTAAGCGTATTGTTATCGCGACAGGTTCGCGCCCTGCATACCCTGCCGTTTGGAATGAACTTGGCGACCGCCTAATCATTAACGACGATGTGTTCAGCTGGGATGACTTACCAGAATCTGTTGCTGTATTTGGCCCTGGCGTTATTGGCCTAGAGCTTGGTCAGTCGCTACATCGCTTAGGTGTGAAGACAAAACTGTTCGGTTTGGGTGGTCAAGTTGGCCCAGTAACAGACCCAGAGATCATGGCTTACGCAGATAAAGCCTTCAATGAAGAGTTTTACCTAGATGCTGACGTAAAAATCGAGAGCATGAAACGTATTACCACTGAAGCGGGTGAGGCTCGCGTCGAAATCCAGTTCATCAATAAGCAAGGTGAACTAGAAACCAACATCGTTGAGTATGTGCTGGCAGCAACAGGTCGTCGTCCGAATACAGATAAACTTGGCTTAGAGAATACCTCTCTAGAACTTGATGAGCGTGGTGTTCCAATTGCCGACCACTACACGCTACAAACATCACTGCCATCAGTCTTTATTGCTGGTGACGCAAGTAACCAACTGCCTTTACTGCATGAAGCAGCAGACCAAGCACGTATTGCCGGTGATAACGCAGGTCGCTTCCCTGAGATTCGTGCAGGCCTACGCCGCTCTAAAATCTCAGCGGTATTCTCTGACCCGCAAATCGCGATGGTTGGTGAAACATACAAAGAGATCATAACCCGCTTAGGCACCTGTGGTTGTTTCGCAACTGGTGAGGTGTCTTTCGAGAACCAAGGTCGTTCACGAGTGATGCTACGCAACAAAGGTATTCTGCACGTTTACGGCGAGCAAGGTACAGGCCGCTTCCTTGGTGCTGAGATGATGGGACCAAACGCAGAACATTTGGCTCACTTACTCGCATGGGCACACCAGAAAAAGATGACGGTTTCTGAAATGTTGGATATGCCGTTCTACCATCCAGTAATTGAAGAGGGTGTACGAACAGCGCTGCGTGACCTCAATGCGAAACTTCACCTTGGCCCAGAGATGGTGAAACACTGTCTAGATTGCGGTCCTGGTTGTTAA
- a CDS encoding RidA family protein translates to MIERQETKQRMSRIVKHNGTIYLCGQVCADATKDITEQTQTMLDKVEALLEQAGSDKEHMLSATIYLKDMKDFQEMNAVWDAWVPEGHAPARACVTGDMAREALLVEISVIAAEK, encoded by the coding sequence ATGATTGAGCGCCAAGAAACTAAGCAACGCATGAGCCGTATTGTTAAACACAACGGTACTATCTACCTATGTGGCCAAGTGTGTGCTGATGCAACCAAAGACATCACAGAACAAACACAGACGATGCTAGATAAAGTGGAAGCTCTACTTGAACAAGCAGGCAGCGACAAAGAGCACATGCTGTCAGCAACGATTTACTTGAAAGACATGAAAGACTTCCAAGAAATGAACGCAGTATGGGACGCATGGGTTCCTGAAGGTCATGCTCCAGCTCGCGCATGTGTTACTGGCGACATGGCTCGTGAAGCGCTACTTGTTGAGATCTCTGTGATTGCCGCTGAGAAGTAA